A window of Rhizobium sp. CC-YZS058 genomic DNA:
AACTCGCTGCAGCTGCCGGGCGGCGATGCCGGCGTCGTCCGGGTCGAAGGGCATGCCACCAAGGCGCTGGCCTTCTCCTCCGATGTCACGCCGCGCTATGTCGAAGCCGATCCTTTTGAAGGCGGCAAGCAGGCCGTTGCCGAATGCTGGCGCAACATCACCGCCACCGGCGCCCTGCCGCTGGCCGCAACCGACAATCTGAACTTCGGCAATCCCGAAAAGCCGGAGATCATGAGCCAGCTGGTTCATGCCATCAAGGGCATCGGCGAGGCCTGCACGGCACTCGACTTCCCGATCGTCTCCGGCAATGTCTCGCTCTACAACGAAACCCACGGCCAGGCGATCATGCCGACCCCGACCATTGCCGGCGTCGGGCTCCTGCCGGATTGGTCGCGCATGGGCCGCATCCGCTTTGCGGGCGAGGAACAGCTGGTGCTGCTCGTCGGCGCGCCGGCCGGCCTCGGCACCCATCTCGCCCAGTCGATCTATCTGCGCGACATCCATGGCCGCACCGATGGCCCGCCGCCGCCGGTCGATCTCGCCCAGGAGCGCAAGGTCGGCGATTTCGTCCGCGAGCTCATCCGTGACGGCCTCGCGACGGCCGTGCATGATTGCTCGGCCGGTGGTCTTGCCGTCGCGCTCGCCGAAATGGCGATGGCGTCAGGCATCGGCGCACGCATCGACGCGCCGGAGGGCAACCACCCGATCAAGGCCTTCTTCGGCGAGGATCAGGGCCGCTACGTCGTGACGATCAAGAAGGCCGACCGCGACGAAGTTCAGGAGATCGCGGAGGCGCGCGGCATCTTCGCCCCGCAGATCGGCATTACCGGCGGCGCAACGCTTGTCCTCGGCACGGCGACGCCGGTCGCGATCGAGCGATTGCAAAAGGCCCATGAATCGTGGTTCCCTGACTTCATGGCCGGCGAGGTTCCGGCCACGGAATAGGGAGCAGAGCCATGCCGATGAAGCCGGGCGAAATCGAAGACATGATCAAATCGGGGATCCCGGGCGCCAAGGTGGTGATCCGCGACCTCGCCGGCGACGGCGATCATTATGCGGCGGAAGTCGTGGCCGAGGCCTTTCGCGGCAAGAGCCGGGTCCAGCAGCACCAGATGGTCTACAATGCGCTGAAGGGCAATATGGGCGGTGTTCTGCACGCCCTCGCCCTGCAGACCTCGGCACCGGAGTGAGGGGGAGCCGATGGCGGACCTCGTCAAAACGCTCGTCACCGGCGTCATCGACACGGTGCTGCGCGAGATCCTGAAAAAGGCCACCGGCACCTCGAAGCGCAGGAAGCGGCAGGCCCGCACGGCCTCCGGCCGCTTCAAGCGGGTGAAGGCGGCGGCAAAGGCGGCGCGCAAGCCCGCCCGCAAGCAGGTGAGCCGCCGCCGCACGGCGGCAGCGCGCAGCAAGGCCTGGCGGAGCTGACCGAGACCCGCCGTTTTTCCGATGCTGCCCGGTGAAATCCCGGCTGGCGCATGTTATCTAAAGACCATCACCACCCCCGCCCTTGAAGCGGGCCAGACAAAGGATGTGAGCCATGAGCGGTATCCAGGAATTCATCGCCAACGAAGTCAAGACGAACGATGTCGTGCTGTTCATGAAGGGCACGCCGCAGTTTCCGCAGTGCGGGTTCTCCGGTCAGGTCGTGCAGATTCTCGATTATGTCGGCGTCGATTATAAGGGCATCAACGTGCTCGCCGATGCGGATCTTCGCCAGGGCATCAAGGACTATTCCAACTGGCCGACCATTCCGCAGCTTTACGTGAAGGGCGAATTCGTCGGCGGCTGCGATATCGTGCGGGAAATGTTCCAGGCCGGTGAGCTGCAGTCGCATCTCGAGGAACAAGGAATCGCCGTCAAGGGCGCGGCCTGATCCTTTTCGCCCGGACGATCCCCGGCCCGGCCCCTGCGCCGGGCTTTTCTTTTTCTAGGCCGGCCCGTCACCGTCCGCTCAAGGCTGTTCCTGCGCGGTGAACCAGACCGAGGCGCAGATGGCCACGGCCGTTTCGTCCGGTGCGCGCTCGCTCGTCAACCAGCCTTCGGTGATAAGCGGCACCTGCTGAACTGTGGGCGCCAGTTTGCAGAGCTCCGCATCGGACGCGCCGATGCAGGGGATGAACCAGGACCATCCGAGCCGACGAACGGCAAAGCCTTCCTCGCGCCGGGTCATGATCATCGTCGCGCCGACAGCCTCGGAAAACTGCCACGGGAAGATGATCCGCCCGCCGGGCCGCAGGGCTTGCAGCCAGTGCGCGGGCGGCGAGACGACACCTGCATTCACATAGATCAGATCGCAGGGCGGCATTTCGGCTGTCGTCGCATCGGCATAGACCACGGTCACCGTGTCGAACGCTTCGAGGTTATCGGTCGCACGGCGCGCCAGCGCTTCGTTGATCTCATAAGCCCAGACATGTCCGTCCGGCAGAACGAGCGTGGCGAGAATGGCGGAGTAGTAGCCCGTCCCCGCGCCGATCTGCACCACGGTCTCGCCGCTTCGGGGCGCCACGGCGCCGATCCAGGCGGCATGAAGATAGGGTTCCCCATTGTTGATGCTGCGGCTCGCGTCGAGTGCGACGAGCGAGTTCTGGTAGAGGTGGATCGGATCGGCGCTCGGCGTTTCGATGTATTGCCGGTTGATCGCGATCTTCCATGGTCCCGGTCCCATGAAAACCTCGCGGGGGACGAGATGGAAGACCCGCTCGTGGCGCGGATCGTCCGTGCCGCTGGCCGCGGCCATCAGCTTGGCGTGGAAGCTGCGCGCCTCTTCCAGCCGGTCCACAGGTGCCATTCCTCACCCTCCTTTGCCGGCTGACACGCCGAGCGCCAACCTGGCAGACGCCTGGCGGCAGCGCCGCAAGACCGCCATCATCCGCAGTCTATCAGAATATTCTTATCTAAAGAGGATGCTAAGGTGAAGGGGCTGTTGCAAGGATGCCATATCGCACTGCTCGTCAGAGGCCTATGTTGGCGCGTGTGCGCAACCGGAAGGACTTGTCGCGCGCAAACCCTTTCAACTGATTGACGACAGAGGAGCCGCGTGCGCGCCTCCTCCCCTTGGCCGATTCCGACCAATTGGATGTTCAGACCATTTCTGCGCCGGGTTCTCTGCAGCCCGAGCCGCAGTCCGGCGCGTTGCCTCGCGGCCGGGCAGAGGATTGAGACCGATGACCACCACGACCACCGAACCCGCCTTGTCGATGCCGCTCAGCCGCAACCAGTTCGTGGCGCTGATGGCCATGCTGATGGCGATCAACGCGCTGTCGATCGACATCATGCTGCCGGGCCTGCAGGAGATCGGCGCCAGCCTGGGCGTGACCGATGAAAACAGCCGTCAGCTGGTCATCACCTCCTATCTGATCGGCATGGGCAGCGCCCAGCTTTTCTTCGGCCCCCTCTCGGATCGATTCGGCCGCAAGCTGCCGCTCTTGGCCGGGCTGGCGCTCTACGCGCTCTGTGCGCTGGCTATCGTCTTCGTGCCCACCTTCGGCATGCTGCTGGCGCTGCGCTTTGCGCAGGGGCTCGGCGCGGCGGCAACGCGCGTCATCAGCGTCTCGATCGTGCGCGACGTCTATGGCGGGCGCCTGATGGCCGAGGTCATGTCGCTGGTGATGATGGTCTTCATGATCATTCCCGTCATCGCGCCCAGCATCGGCCAGCTGATCATGCTGTTTGCCGAGTGGCACATGATCTTCGTCGTCATCTGCCTCTTCGCGCTCGTCACCTTCACGCTGGTAGCCATCAACCTGCCGGAGACGCTGGCGGAAAAGAACCGCCGGCCTTTCACCATCGCCAATATCGGCCGTTCCTTCGCCATCGTGCTCGGCAACCGCACGGCGCTTTGCTATTCGCTGGCCGCCTCCTTCCTGTTCGGCGGCCTGTTCGGCTTCATCAACTCGGCGCAGCAGATCATGGTCGGGGTCTTCGGGCTCGGGCACTATTTCCCGCTGGTCTTCGCCTGCTTTGCCGGCCTGATGGCGGCGGCCTCCTTCACCAATTCCAAGCTTGTGCAGCGCTACGGCATGCACCGGCTTTCCCATATCGCGCTGGTTGCCTTCATCAGCTTCAGCGCGCTCTGGGCGCTTTTTTCCGCGGCCGGCCACCTGCCCTTCTGGCTGTTCGCCATTCTCTATTCCGGCGCCATGTTCCAGTTCGGCCTGATCGGTGCGAATTTCAACGCCATGGCCATGGAGCCGCTCGGCCATGTGGCCGGCACCGCCTCCTCCGTCATCGGCTTCATGCAGACGATCATCGGCGCCACGATCGGCGCGCTGATCGGCCAGGCCTTCGACGGATCGGTGACGCCGCTCGCCTTCGGCTTCCTCGGCGTGTCGATCATCGGCCTGTTCTTCGTGCTGCTGGCCGAGCGCGGGCGGCTGTTCACCACCGATCATCACCCGAAGCCCGGGCACTGAACCGGGACCTAATCCACTCTCCGCGCGGCGCAGCCTCCCCGATGCCGCATAGTTGCAAGCGACCGTTCCATGACCCGTCCGTCCCCCACCACCGGATCCGCCCGCATCGGGCTCGGCTTCCGCGAATTCGTCATCACCATCGCGCTCATGACCGCCAGCATTGCGCTCGCGATCGACAGCATGCTGCCGGCCCTGCCTGCCATTGCCGGCGCGCTCGGCGTGCCGAACCCCAATGATGCGCAGCTGGTGATCTCGGTCTATTTCCTCGGCTTCGGCCTGGCGCAGCTCATCTTCGGCAGCCTCGCCGATGCCTTCGGCCGCCGGCCGATCCTGCTGCTCGGCCTCGCCATCTTCGTCCTCACCAGCCTCGGCGCCGCCTGGACCGAAAGCTTCGGCGCCTTGCTCGTCTTTCGCTTCGCGCAGGGCATCGGCGGCGCGGCAATCCGCATCACCACGACCGCGATTACCCGCGACTGCTTCGGCGGCCGCGAAATGGCGCGGGTCATGTCCTACATCATGATCGTCTTCATGCTGGTGCCGATCCTCGCGCCCTCCTTCGGCCAGGCCGTGCTCCTCTATGGCGGCTGGCACTGGATCTTCCTGCTGCTCGGCCTCGTCGGCGCCGTCCTCCTCGTCTGGGCGGGCATGCGCATGCGCGAATCGCTCCCCGTCACCGAGCGCCTGCCGTTGTCGGTGGCAGCGATCACCGGCGGCTTTCGCACGGTGCTGACCAACCGCATCACCTGCGGCTACATGATCGGGCTTACCGTCTTTACCGCCGTCATCTGCACCTTTGTCGTCACGGTGCAGCAGATCTTCGGCACGGTCTACGGGCTCGGCGACTGGCTGCCGATCGCCTTTGCCGGCACCGCATCGGGCATTGCCGTCGCCAATTTCGCCAATGGCTATTTCGTCCGCCGCTTCGGCATGCGCCGGATCTCGCATGCCTGCATGCTCGCCTTCACCGCGCTTTCCGTCATCGCCTTCGGCATGGCATTGGCCGGCACGCCGCCCTTCCTTTTCACCTATCTGATGATCAGCCTGATCCTGATGTTCTTTGCGGCCATCGCCACCAATTTCACCGCGATCTGCCTGGAGCCCATGGGCCACATCGCCGGCACGGCCACCGCCGTGACCGGCTTCGTGTCCACCACCGGCGGCGCCATTCTCGGCGGCCTCATCGGCCAGATGTTCGACGGCACGGTGCGCCCGCTCTTCGGCGGCTTCGCCCTCTTCGGCCTCATCTCCATCCTCGCCATCCTCTGGGCCGAACGCGGCCACCTCTTCACCCACCCTGGCGACGAGCCGGCGTTGGAGCCGGGCATGGGCGGGCATTGAAGCTCACGCAAGAACGCAGACGAAAAAAGGCGCCTGCCGGCCGGCGGGCGCCTTTCTTTCAGCGAGCGACGGGCGCGCCAGCGTCAGCGCGTAAAGACCTCCGACCGCAGCATGTCCCAGGCGGATTCGTCGGAGGTGACGAGGAGGCCTCCGTCGGTATGGGTGGGGCGGTAGGGCGTTCCGTCGAAGCGGCGGACGGTGGCGCCCGCCTCCTCTGCGATCAGGCAGCCGGCGAGGTGGTCCCAGGGCATCAGCTTCTGATACATGAGGAAGTGGAAGTGGCCGCTCGCGAAGGCGCGGTATTCGTGGGCCGCGCAGCGATAGCTGGTGGCGATGCGGACCTTGGCCATGTTCCCCATGATCTCGCGGCGGGCCTCCGGCGGATAGAAGCCGGTCGAGGCGCAGCCGACCAGCGCATCGAGTGCGGCCGGTGCGGGCGTGACGGTCATCTGCTCCTGCGTGCCGTCCGCCCGGCAGAACCAGGCGCCCGAGCCCTTCTCGGCGATCACCCAATCATTGCCCATCGGGTC
This region includes:
- the grxD gene encoding Grx4 family monothiol glutaredoxin — its product is MSGIQEFIANEVKTNDVVLFMKGTPQFPQCGFSGQVVQILDYVGVDYKGINVLADADLRQGIKDYSNWPTIPQLYVKGEFVGGCDIVREMFQAGELQSHLEEQGIAVKGAA
- a CDS encoding BolA family transcriptional regulator — translated: MPMKPGEIEDMIKSGIPGAKVVIRDLAGDGDHYAAEVVAEAFRGKSRVQQHQMVYNALKGNMGGVLHALALQTSAPE
- a CDS encoding inositol monophosphatase family protein; its protein translation is MTFTLDIAALANLMQEAAAVEILPRFRNLGGGDVRMKSEAIDLVTEADESAERLMKARMPDILPGALFIGEESVAADPALLERLSGADLAVIVDPIDGTFNYASGLPLFGVMASVVAGGETVAGIIYDPMGNDWVIAEKGSGAWFCRADGTQEQMTVTPAPAALDALVGCASTGFYPPEARREIMGNMAKVRIATSYRCAAHEYRAFASGHFHFLMYQKLMPWDHLAGCLIAEEAGATVRRFDGTPYRPTHTDGGLLVTSDESAWDMLRSEVFTR
- a CDS encoding multidrug effflux MFS transporter, whose protein sequence is MTRPSPTTGSARIGLGFREFVITIALMTASIALAIDSMLPALPAIAGALGVPNPNDAQLVISVYFLGFGLAQLIFGSLADAFGRRPILLLGLAIFVLTSLGAAWTESFGALLVFRFAQGIGGAAIRITTTAITRDCFGGREMARVMSYIMIVFMLVPILAPSFGQAVLLYGGWHWIFLLLGLVGAVLLVWAGMRMRESLPVTERLPLSVAAITGGFRTVLTNRITCGYMIGLTVFTAVICTFVVTVQQIFGTVYGLGDWLPIAFAGTASGIAVANFANGYFVRRFGMRRISHACMLAFTALSVIAFGMALAGTPPFLFTYLMISLILMFFAAIATNFTAICLEPMGHIAGTATAVTGFVSTTGGAILGGLIGQMFDGTVRPLFGGFALFGLISILAILWAERGHLFTHPGDEPALEPGMGGH
- a CDS encoding protein-L-isoaspartate O-methyltransferase family protein, which produces MAPVDRLEEARSFHAKLMAAASGTDDPRHERVFHLVPREVFMGPGPWKIAINRQYIETPSADPIHLYQNSLVALDASRSINNGEPYLHAAWIGAVAPRSGETVVQIGAGTGYYSAILATLVLPDGHVWAYEINEALARRATDNLEAFDTVTVVYADATTAEMPPCDLIYVNAGVVSPPAHWLQALRPGGRIIFPWQFSEAVGATMIMTRREEGFAVRRLGWSWFIPCIGASDAELCKLAPTVQQVPLITEGWLTSERAPDETAVAICASVWFTAQEQP
- a CDS encoding multidrug effflux MFS transporter; the protein is MTTTTTEPALSMPLSRNQFVALMAMLMAINALSIDIMLPGLQEIGASLGVTDENSRQLVITSYLIGMGSAQLFFGPLSDRFGRKLPLLAGLALYALCALAIVFVPTFGMLLALRFAQGLGAAATRVISVSIVRDVYGGRLMAEVMSLVMMVFMIIPVIAPSIGQLIMLFAEWHMIFVVICLFALVTFTLVAINLPETLAEKNRRPFTIANIGRSFAIVLGNRTALCYSLAASFLFGGLFGFINSAQQIMVGVFGLGHYFPLVFACFAGLMAAASFTNSKLVQRYGMHRLSHIALVAFISFSALWALFSAAGHLPFWLFAILYSGAMFQFGLIGANFNAMAMEPLGHVAGTASSVIGFMQTIIGATIGALIGQAFDGSVTPLAFGFLGVSIIGLFFVLLAERGRLFTTDHHPKPGH